A single Deltaproteobacteria bacterium DNA region contains:
- a CDS encoding J domain-containing protein — protein sequence MPGKDYYKILGVSKSASPEEIKKAYRKLALKYHPDHNKGNTSAEATFKDLNEAYAVLRDSEKRKQYDMFGAEGFQNRFTQEDIFKGFDLNSIFREFGFGGGGRGQNPFSQMYGGMGGYGRGSGGFQGHGQGAKGQNLVYELPMTLEELSNVTNKTIAYQVDGRQERLSVKIPSGMKGGQKLRLQGKGQPGLYGGPSGDLYIQIKELDHPIFRREDADLYVKHKIRFSEAALGAEIEVPTIEQKVLKLKIPPGTQDNAKFRLKGYGMPRYKDTGKGNAYVEINIAVPKKLTKEQKSLMESLKEAGL from the coding sequence ATGCCTGGAAAAGACTATTATAAAATATTAGGGGTATCCAAGTCAGCCTCCCCCGAAGAGATCAAGAAGGCCTATCGTAAACTGGCGCTTAAATACCACCCGGACCACAACAAGGGGAACACCTCTGCCGAGGCAACATTCAAGGATCTCAATGAAGCCTATGCTGTGCTGCGGGATTCTGAAAAACGAAAACAATACGATATGTTCGGGGCGGAAGGCTTCCAAAATCGATTTACACAGGAAGATATCTTCAAGGGCTTCGATCTGAACAGCATTTTCAGGGAATTCGGCTTTGGCGGTGGCGGCAGGGGGCAGAATCCATTCAGCCAGATGTATGGTGGAATGGGTGGGTACGGCCGAGGGTCCGGCGGCTTCCAAGGCCATGGACAGGGTGCAAAGGGTCAGAACCTGGTTTATGAACTCCCGATGACCCTAGAGGAACTGAGCAACGTTACGAACAAGACGATCGCCTATCAGGTCGATGGGCGCCAGGAGAGACTCTCTGTCAAGATCCCTTCCGGAATGAAGGGGGGCCAGAAATTGAGATTACAGGGAAAGGGGCAGCCCGGCCTTTACGGGGGCCCATCGGGAGATCTCTATATACAGATCAAGGAATTGGATCACCCAATCTTCAGGAGGGAGGATGCGGATCTTTACGTAAAACATAAGATCAGGTTTTCTGAAGCCGCATTAGGCGCGGAAATCGAGGTGCCGACCATCGAACAGAAGGTGTTGAAGCTGAAAATCCCTCCCGGAACCCAGGATAACGCCAAATTCCGGCTCAAGGGGTACGGCATGCCGCGCTATAAGGATACGGGTAAAGGAAATGCCTATGTTGAAATCAACATTGCCGTTCCGAAGAAACTGACAAAAGAACAGAAATCCCTGATGGAATCGTTGAAAGAGGCAGGGTTGTAG
- a CDS encoding tRNA 4-thiouridine(8) synthase ThiI, producing MKAICVFSGGLDSMLAAEVVRAQGIDVLALFFETPFFGPAKARKSARTINLALKVVNITRRHLEVVRHPKSGYGRAMNPCVDCHALMFRIAGEMLESEGASFVFTGEVLGQRPMSQTRGSLNRVANESGLHRLLLRPLSAKRLPPTLPEENGWIQRDRLFDFQGRSRKPQMEMARHLNISDYPLPGGGCLLTEKGFSRRLKDLLTDRPEVEIRELELLKTGRHFRIGPHTKLVVGRNKEENEIIQQLAGEQDIILKSVSVPGPTVLLSGELFENSLDMAAAITAAYSDTVGGDASDVRISRSGRELRVLSAPVRDKGEYKGYMI from the coding sequence ATGAAGGCAATCTGCGTTTTTTCTGGTGGCCTCGACAGCATGTTGGCCGCTGAGGTGGTAAGGGCCCAGGGCATTGATGTCCTGGCCCTTTTTTTTGAAACGCCTTTTTTCGGGCCTGCCAAGGCCAGGAAGTCCGCCCGCACCATAAACCTGGCGCTCAAGGTGGTAAACATCACCCGCCGTCACTTAGAGGTGGTCCGCCATCCCAAATCCGGGTATGGCAGGGCCATGAATCCCTGTGTGGACTGTCACGCCCTGATGTTTCGAATCGCCGGCGAAATGCTGGAATCAGAAGGGGCCTCCTTCGTCTTTACGGGTGAGGTCCTGGGACAGAGGCCCATGTCTCAGACCAGGGGCTCTCTGAATCGCGTCGCCAACGAAAGCGGGCTCCATCGGCTCCTGCTGAGGCCCCTCTCGGCAAAGCGCCTTCCGCCAACCCTCCCTGAAGAAAACGGTTGGATACAACGGGACCGGCTTTTCGATTTCCAGGGACGTTCCAGAAAGCCCCAGATGGAGATGGCAAGACATCTCAATATATCTGACTATCCCCTGCCGGGCGGGGGGTGCCTCTTGACCGAAAAGGGATTTTCCCGTCGGCTGAAAGATTTATTAACGGATAGGCCGGAAGTGGAAATACGGGAACTGGAACTTCTGAAAACAGGCAGGCATTTCAGGATCGGGCCACATACAAAGCTGGTGGTGGGCAGAAACAAGGAAGAGAATGAGATCATTCAGCAGTTGGCAGGTGAACAGGATATCATCTTAAAGTCGGTTTCGGTTCCCGGACCCACCGTGCTTCTTTCCGGAGAGCTTTTCGAGAACTCTCTCGACATGGCGGCCGCCATCACTGCCGCTTACAGTGACACCGTGGGAGGGGATGCCAGCGATGTCAGGATCAGTCGAAGCGGCCGTGAGCTCAGAGTTTTGTCCGCGCCGGTGCGTGACAAGGGGGAATATAAGGGGTATATGATTTAG
- a CDS encoding sigma-54 dependent transcriptional regulator, whose protein sequence is MPQQRVLVIDDEENMRHMLKTLLEKAGYRVVCAGNGMEGLKQMAGTDFDYILCDIRMPLMDGMAFLKEAVLQQPEKIYIMMSAYGTVEIALEAINQGAYDYISKPFKTDEVLLTLKKAEEREALRKENLRLKDRIGVIEKRYSFGNIVARSEPMARVFELVEKVSEHKTTVLITGESGTGKELIARAIHANSPRSSEALVSINCGGIPESLLESELFGYKKGAFTNANRDKPGRFEEADKGTLFFDEIGEMPYSLQVKLLRALQEEEITPLGGAGSRKIDVRVVAATSKDLEREVAEGRFREDLYYRIHVMTIHLPPLRTRKGDVSLLIGYFVDIFNEKLKKKVEGPSSDAMAMLMGYDWPGNVRELENVIERAVLLSAGRWITPGELPPELVDGRDVSREISIGGSLSIKKASRDLQRNLIVKALKATNGNRTQAARLLEVSRPMLISKIKEYGLS, encoded by the coding sequence ATGCCTCAACAACGTGTCCTCGTGATCGATGACGAAGAGAACATGCGGCATATGTTGAAGACACTATTGGAAAAAGCAGGCTACAGGGTCGTGTGCGCCGGCAATGGCATGGAGGGTCTGAAGCAGATGGCCGGCACTGACTTCGATTACATTCTCTGCGACATACGAATGCCCCTCATGGATGGCATGGCTTTCTTGAAAGAGGCGGTTTTGCAGCAGCCGGAGAAGATCTACATCATGATGTCGGCCTATGGGACAGTGGAAATCGCGCTGGAAGCCATCAATCAGGGGGCGTACGACTACATTTCAAAACCGTTCAAGACAGACGAGGTCCTCCTCACCTTGAAAAAGGCTGAGGAACGTGAGGCCCTCAGGAAAGAAAATCTGAGGCTTAAGGACAGAATCGGTGTGATCGAAAAACGATACTCGTTTGGAAATATTGTCGCCCGCAGTGAGCCTATGGCCCGCGTGTTTGAGCTTGTGGAGAAGGTGTCCGAGCACAAAACAACGGTTCTCATTACAGGGGAGAGCGGGACCGGCAAGGAGCTGATTGCCAGGGCGATTCACGCGAACAGTCCGAGATCTTCGGAGGCCCTGGTAAGCATCAACTGCGGCGGCATTCCAGAGAGCCTTCTTGAAAGCGAGCTGTTTGGGTACAAAAAGGGGGCCTTCACGAATGCCAACAGGGATAAACCGGGCCGCTTTGAGGAAGCGGACAAAGGAACCCTTTTCTTTGATGAGATCGGTGAAATGCCCTATTCCCTTCAGGTAAAATTGTTGCGGGCACTTCAGGAAGAGGAGATTACCCCCCTGGGGGGCGCGGGCTCAAGAAAGATCGATGTCCGGGTGGTTGCGGCCACATCGAAGGACCTGGAAAGAGAAGTGGCTGAGGGACGATTTCGTGAGGACCTCTATTATCGGATCCATGTCATGACCATTCATCTCCCCCCCTTGAGGACACGAAAGGGAGATGTTTCCCTGTTGATCGGTTATTTTGTAGACATATTTAACGAAAAGCTGAAGAAGAAGGTGGAAGGCCCCTCTTCCGATGCCATGGCCATGCTGATGGGATACGATTGGCCTGGCAATGTTAGAGAATTGGAAAATGTGATCGAAAGGGCCGTGCTCCTATCCGCGGGGCGATGGATAACGCCTGGAGAGCTCCCCCCCGAGTTGGTCGATGGGAGGGATGTTTCCAGGGAGATTTCCATCGGGGGGAGTCTTTCCATCAAGAAGGCCTCCAGGGATCTTCAGCGGAATCTGATTGTAAAGGCCTTGAAAGCCACCAATGGGAACAGGACCCAGGCGGCCAGGCTTCTGGAAGTCAGCAGGCCGATGCTCATCTCCAAGATCAAGGAGTACGGACTCTCCTGA
- a CDS encoding HAMP domain-containing protein yields the protein MGFPLYSLKTGIVACLSLLIVSAMLLINIVMIRFAERDMIDAKIEMGHLLIHSIGQIAGYEMMTREDSQGPPAPDQRLREEIAQVLKKGEFSSVLMVSAEGMRIPRIAMWENNGEDAFIHCIETLRTEQASIEFFGKIWGVTWFAPERIRICAPMVFKGRTLGAAAIGADLFPLYQTLRSSESVVLGYICLNTMILVLFGIYLLSRTVLKPIRRLLTITEKFDEWPALVPAGETSRNEFGQLFRSLKMMLTRLEENKEELKAHIASLETANREIKKAQNDMIRSEKMATAGRLATGVAHEIGNPLGIILGYLELLKRGDLSREERDDFLGRTEAEVNRIHLIIRELLDFSRTSGPHSEETAVHELITETVHMLKSQPMMEQIDIQQALKAENDLVRANASQLKQVFLNIILNAADAMSDAGMSDQSDSRKMLEIETDNNDGFIRVTVTDTGTGIPLEAQGRIFDPFFTTKAPGKGTGLGLSVCYTIMKGLGGAIRVESPAGRGTCVIVDIPLAVNPKPRD from the coding sequence TTGGGGTTTCCCTTGTACAGCCTGAAGACCGGCATTGTGGCCTGTCTGAGCCTGCTGATCGTCTCTGCCATGCTTCTCATCAATATTGTAATGATCCGATTTGCAGAAAGGGACATGATCGATGCAAAGATAGAAATGGGGCACCTCCTTATTCACAGCATCGGACAGATAGCAGGTTATGAGATGATGACGCGGGAGGACTCTCAGGGGCCGCCCGCACCGGACCAGCGGCTCAGAGAGGAGATCGCCCAGGTACTCAAGAAGGGGGAATTCTCATCGGTTTTGATGGTCAGTGCCGAAGGGATGAGGATTCCCCGTATCGCCATGTGGGAAAACAACGGGGAAGATGCGTTTATCCATTGTATCGAGACCTTGAGAACGGAGCAGGCGTCTATTGAGTTTTTCGGGAAAATTTGGGGAGTAACCTGGTTTGCGCCGGAGAGGATCAGGATATGCGCGCCGATGGTTTTCAAGGGTAGAACGTTGGGCGCTGCGGCCATCGGCGCTGATCTCTTTCCCCTCTATCAGACATTAAGATCATCGGAGAGCGTGGTTCTGGGCTATATCTGCCTGAACACGATGATCCTGGTCCTGTTCGGGATTTATCTGCTTTCGCGAACCGTCCTAAAACCGATCCGGAGGCTTCTGACCATTACCGAGAAATTTGATGAATGGCCCGCCCTGGTTCCGGCGGGCGAGACCTCGAGAAATGAATTCGGGCAACTGTTCCGTTCTCTGAAGATGATGCTGACGCGGCTCGAGGAAAATAAGGAGGAACTTAAAGCACATATCGCCTCATTGGAAACGGCCAATAGAGAGATCAAGAAGGCCCAGAACGACATGATCCGTTCTGAAAAAATGGCTACGGCGGGACGCCTTGCCACCGGTGTGGCCCACGAGATCGGCAATCCTCTGGGCATTATCCTGGGCTATCTGGAATTGCTCAAGAGGGGGGACTTGAGCCGTGAGGAGAGGGACGATTTTTTGGGGCGAACCGAGGCGGAGGTAAACCGTATCCATCTGATCATTAGAGAACTTCTTGATTTTTCAAGGACATCAGGTCCTCACAGTGAAGAAACAGCGGTCCATGAACTCATCACGGAGACCGTGCATATGCTCAAATCTCAGCCGATGATGGAGCAGATTGATATTCAGCAGGCCCTGAAGGCGGAGAACGACCTTGTGCGGGCGAATGCTTCCCAGCTCAAGCAGGTTTTTCTAAACATCATACTCAATGCTGCCGATGCCATGTCGGATGCGGGGATGTCAGATCAATCGGATTCGCGGAAGATGCTGGAGATCGAGACCGACAATAATGACGGGTTCATTCGGGTGACTGTTACGGATACAGGTACGGGAATTCCATTGGAGGCCCAGGGCCGAATCTTTGATCCGTTCTTTACGACCAAGGCACCGGGAAAGGGCACCGGGCTCGGCCTCTCTGTCTGCTATACCATCATGAAAGGATTGGGAGGCGCCATTCGGGTTGAAAGTCCCGCCGGCAGGGGGACATGTGTAATTGTGGATATTCCCTTGGCCGTGAACCCGAAGCCAAGGGATTGA
- a CDS encoding A24 family peptidase — translation MSLGITGQIFSFLLGLSLGSFLNVCIHRIPHKQSILHPPSSCPHCGERIRFYDNIPLLSFLFLMGKCRHCRHLISLRYPIVESLIALLSLFLFTTYGISFQYLLLLLFAGTLVTISFIDLDHRIIPDVLSLPGVAAGWAVSLFPWSVYWLDSLIGTLAGGGSLYLVAIAYERITGREGMGGGDIKLLAMIGAWMGWQALPLIVLIASLTGAVIGMVFILCAGEGYRFRIPFGPFLSLGTLLYLFFGRDLTRWYFGLFL, via the coding sequence ATGAGTCTTGGCATAACAGGGCAGATCTTCTCCTTCCTGCTGGGGCTTTCTCTGGGAAGCTTCCTGAATGTTTGTATTCATCGCATTCCTCACAAACAGTCGATTCTCCATCCCCCGTCTTCGTGTCCCCATTGCGGTGAACGAATCCGGTTTTATGACAACATCCCCCTCCTGAGTTTTCTTTTTCTCATGGGGAAATGCCGTCACTGTCGACATCTTATTTCACTGCGCTATCCGATTGTGGAGTCGCTGATCGCTCTCTTGAGCCTCTTTCTGTTTACCACATATGGGATCAGTTTTCAATACCTTCTCTTACTCCTTTTCGCTGGCACACTGGTGACGATCAGCTTTATCGATCTGGACCACAGGATCATCCCCGATGTTCTCTCCCTGCCCGGAGTGGCGGCAGGATGGGCGGTTTCGTTGTTTCCCTGGAGCGTTTACTGGCTCGACTCGCTGATCGGGACACTGGCCGGAGGAGGGTCTCTGTATCTTGTGGCGATCGCGTATGAACGGATCACCGGAAGAGAGGGAATGGGCGGGGGCGATATCAAGCTGTTGGCCATGATCGGGGCGTGGATGGGCTGGCAGGCGCTCCCTTTGATCGTGCTCATCGCCTCGCTGACGGGTGCGGTCATCGGTATGGTCTTCATCCTCTGTGCCGGCGAAGGGTATCGGTTCAGGATACCTTTTGGTCCATTCCTTTCCTTAGGCACCCTGCTATACCTTTTCTTCGGACGGGATCTGACCAGGTGGTATTTCGGCTTATTCCTGTGA